The DNA segment TGGGCAGACGCCTGAAAATCGTCCAAAgatgaccaatttctaccccacggACTTCTTGCAAAGTTCTGTGGAGTGTTGGCCTTGAGCCTGAGAATTATAGTTATCGATTCCCATTGGGCACGAATGGTGCATGCTGGGATAGTGCTTCGCTGTCCTGCACAATGATATCTTTAGTTACCCGTTTGAAGTAATGGTATTTTTGACGACAATGTGCATCTGACTTCTTtcctcacatttttaaaatgttaacgtTTTGGTACTTTGGAATTCTGACCACTTGGAGAGCAATCCACATTGAAGCAGTGAAACTAGTCTTGTGTCCCAGAAAACCAAACCATTAATGGCTCTATGATTATTGTTCTTGAGCTTTAATTTTCCATTATAGTGAAACTATTTCCCTGTGGCTCCAGAGGGCATTGTGCTCACAGCAAAAACACAGTGAACCAGAAGAGTCTCCTTTGAATCTTGTATGTGTGAGTCCTAGGATAACAATTGCCCTTAGTTCTGGTATAGTGTGTCAGAGATCATGTGGGATGATCACCTTCTCCTGCCTTCTCCAAAAGGCACTAAATACCACGCTGTCAGACCAGAGTGctcaggctaaaactaatagGTTTATTTATAGCTAGAACAATACAGGCAAGCAGTAACCCCACAAGTTACAGTACTTAAAACAATTAAAGACAATCAGTCTGACACAGATTGACCAGCGACAGAACATTTGGATGAAACTCTGTAGACTTTCATGACGCAAAGTTCTACCTGAATTTCTAATCCATGGGGTGCAGATCTCTGGTAAGAGCTGGAGATTACAGGGAGCACCACAACCCTTATACAATTTCTAGGTTTCCAAGTGCAGTACTATCAAATATTAAAGATGTTCTATGAAAGCACTATTGCATAACACACCATCTAGGCCCCACATATGCCAAGGGATTAATACACATTTCTCCTTGATGAAATCCCCTAGTTTGCCAAATTTCCAGATCAAACTACTTGGCCTGATTCCCCACAGACAGCCTGACTCAGTGCTTCATTTTGAAATTTGGTAAGGAACAACAGCATCCATCTTAGCTTTAGATATTGAAAAACATTGTATGAAATGAACACAAAAACATCTTGTATttgacacaggacaggaactctgtTTTTGTTATAAATATGTTCAGGGAAACACAGGTCGCTACTCGGGATCTCCCTGGTTTTTAAATTGCAACTTATTTCAATACTTTGAGAGGCAGTTCCCTGCTGGTGATATCTGTAGTTTCTGCCTAGACGGTAGTGGCAAAATCCATGAAGTAGTTCTAGCTCCTCTAGTCTACTGGATCCTAGAATGGATTTTGTTCCTTCCCCTCCAAGCAGGTggaattaacatttttatttagaAACAAACTTATAaataacacatctgccatttgccCTAGGATGTTCCTTATGTTAATTCCTCAAATCTGACATTCAAACTTGTGCCAACAGTGGGCATTTGAAATATTGTTGTGACTAATTCGGGTCTGCCATAGATGCGTTCGTGGGTTCACGGGCATTAGTTGTTCCCGTGGGTTGTCTGAGTGCCTTAATGACGAGGGAGTTGTCTCCCACCGCCCTGTATCTACTCGTACAGTAGTGTGACTCGAGCAGTACCAATAAAGCTCCCTTCCCATCTGGAGCGGATACTCGTGTCTTTTGCACCTATGTTTGTTCAATCTCACCAAAGGAGGACTGAGTTTAAAATTAGATGAGGCAATGTTTGATTCGAGTCGTAAGcagctttattccacagtaaggtGACAGGTACAGAACAATGGGTAAGATCAGAGTCACGTAGTTCAATTGGTACAACTTGTATTCACATCATGGCGCAAAATAAGGAACACATGATGTGAATACTCTGGTGAGTCACCTTCCTTAATTTAAACAGAATGGACTCCCTTCGTTCTATCCTACAGTCCTGGGGCAGAGCCATTTTCACTGATCTTTTGCTGCCTGATTGTGCAGCAGGCTACCTTCCTTGGTGTCTGCCTTCAGCTTTATTCCTGACTCCAAATAGTCAGGAAGCGATCAAAATCATCCCAATACAATGGGCACAAATTGTATATTTCTTAGAGACAAACCACCAAATTGCTTAGTGTTTGATTCCTGGGTAAACTACTCCTAATTGGCACATTAGCCTCCTGACTTTGTGTTCACAGCCTAACATAGGCTGTCCTGAGCATTTAAAGCAAACTTTAACtgaaaacacattttaaaataacTCGTACCTAAATAGTTTCCGTGGATAATGGTTAAACAATCCTAAAATATGACAatatcctccccccacctccaacttGGCAAAGACTGAACTATTTCTCAACAAAAAAGTGTGTGTGAGACCTGATCTTGGGCCTTTGTTAATGTTTATCAGTTTTTGAATGTGCTGTTTGACATCTACCACCCTGGCACTGCATTTTGCACCTGTGTGCTGTTAGGAATACTGTCTCAGTAAGAATGTAGGTTTGGCCCCTGGGAGCAGAGTTTTCTCACACCCCCGACTTCTCCATCCAGATTGGATGTGGATTTATCATTGGTCACACTGCATTCTGTCCTGTGATCAGCTATCAGGAGCCATGACAAATGAGCACGAGATATGTCTGTGTTTCCTGTCCAGTTTCCTATGATGTTGCAGCTGGGAACTGCTGGAACTCATCCAACTAGAGCAGGTGATTGGGAGCAGTAGCACTCCTAACCTAGAGTCCAAGGTCACATCTCTGTTGCATTCTTTACTGAAATGTTAATTATGTTGAGACTTTTTTCCCCCGCTAATGAATTACTGTGTTCTGAATGTACAGGCTTTATTATCATTGGAGCTGCAGAGGGACAGTCATATCAAACATCAACTTCTAATTCAGGAGAGATGGAAGAGAGCTAAGAGAGAAGAGAAGCTGAGGGCTCACATACACACAACCGCAGCAGACAGGGAGGCCGATCCCCAGTTATCTATGAAACCGTCCTCTGATGAATCTGATGCTCAGAAGACACTTTCCACAAGTACGGAAATGAGTAGCCTTAACCAGGAGAAATATCTGAGGCAAATTCGGAATTCCTGTGATCGGGAACCGGATACACTCCTCTTTCTGTTAGAGAAGAGGCAAGTTCCTTCGAAGAGCTGCACAGTGAGTAAAGCTCCTAAAGATGACAAGACAAGGATCGAGGAACAAGAGATGAAAATCTCTGAACTGAAAAGACTCGTTGATCTGCTTATAGCTGAGAATGAGAGGCTAAAGAAGGAgaataagcagctgaaggcagagAATGCGAGACTTAGGAAATCCCCGTTGGAGAAGGAATTGGACGTGGATTCAGACTTTGTGAAGTCGGAGTTATGGTGCATGAATCAACGGCCCGATAACGCCTCCAATGCTGGGAAAGCTAAAGACATTCCAATACCCAACCTTCCTCCTTTAGAAATGCCAGCTCAGGACATTTCATTAGATGATCTCCCCCTTTTAGAACTTCCCGAGGAGGTTGTGTGTAATCTGAAAGGACTATTGGACAACCAAAAGGAAACCTCAAAGGACAAACTATAGGGAGcatacttgcaaaaaaaaaagtttgttaacAAATAATTGGTACAGTGCCTCATAATTGCAGTTAATGTTCCTGTTGTACGTACGACACGAGTGCCAGATGATCGTATGTACGATCCGTATGATTTTCTAATCCAGATGGACTGGGGCACTGTTTACATTCGGGTATTCGCCTCCATGAATCAGTCTGTGCCACTCAACAAACTCTTAATGTGATGCAAATTTCAAAGCCAATCAGGAACATTACATGTATTTCTACTGTATGAAGAGGGAACCAAATCAACAACTTTACTTCTGAACGATCAGTTTACATTACAGTAATTGGGGTGCATCATTGTATACCTTTTTTATTGTTTTCTTTCAGTCTAAACAAATTACTCTGTGTGATATGAATTGTCTAAAGATGAATTGTAACTTTTTTGTTGCTGCATGAATGAAAAAATTAGTGTCGGTATTTGATTTGCAGattgaataataataaaaaatacaATCCTTGCAATTTGATTTTACACAACTATTTTGTTTCTGCTTTAAGTGCCATTGTCGCTCATTTGGTAGCACACTTCACCTCTGTCAGAAGGTCAgagattcaagccccacttgagcccataagGCCGACAGTACTGAGGGGTTCTTTATGTCAGAGGCACTGTCTGTCTGCCCCTGAACTAGGTGGATGTTACAGATATtacggcactgtttgaagaagacttTTGGTGCAGTGACCTGTATTTTTCCCTCACCCACCAGCACCAAAAAAAGCAGCTCAACTAACCGGTCattaatttcattgctgtttatgggatcctgaatggcttcaaaataattcatcacATGTGAAGTGTTTCAGCGAGACATGACGAGGTGCTTTATCAGTAGaaatcaatctttcctcaaacttGAAAGAAACTGTGCCAGAGCATCACACATGTGAATTGCCATTAAAATAACTGATGCAGCAACTGTGATGTCTGGTTTCGAGTACAGTATTAGGACTTGTTTTCTGCTGCTTCACTCTTATCGTAGGGAGCCCAAGGCTTAAGTCCCTGTTCTGACTTGACAAAGCCTACAGGGTTATTAATCTTGGCCAGGGTTGTAGCAAAATAGTTTGGCACCAGATCTCCTATCTGCTTCACTTCTGCCCCTACCTACTCTCTAGATGCCTATTTACATATTATCAGTATGGTAggcacagcacaggaagaggccattcagcccatcctgcctgtgccggctctttgaaagagcgatccaattaatcctattcccctgctctttccccatagccctgtaattttttttccttcaagtatttatccaattcccttttgaaagttattatttaacctgcttccaccgccctttcaggcagttctttccagatcattacaactcgctgcgttaaaaaaaatgtttcctcatgtcacctctggctcttttgccaatcgcctgaaacctgtgtcttctggttaccaacccttctgccactggaaacagtttcttgttatttactctatcaaaacccttcatgattttgatcacctctatcaaatctccccttaaccttctctgctctaaggagaacaaccccagcttctccactctccacataactgaagtccctcatccctggtaacattctagtaaatctcctctgcaccctctctaaggtcttgacatccttcctaacgtgtggtgcccagaattggacataatactccagctgaggccttaccagtgttttataaaggtttagcataacttccttgcttttgtactctatgcctctattaataaagcccaggatcccatatgcttttttaacaaccttctcaacttgtcctgccaccttcaaagatttgtgtatgtgcacacccaggtccctctgttcctgcatcccctttaaaattgtaccatttagtttatattgcctctcttcattcttcctaccaaaatgtatcacttcacacttctctgtgttttcatctgccatgtgtcttcccatttcaccagtctgtatgtcctcctgaagtctgttactatcctccatattgtttactacatttgagtttcatgtcatctgcaagctttgaaattaaactctatgtacccaagtccaggtcaaaaagaacagtggtcctaatactgacacctGGGAAACACCaatatatacttccctccagtataaaaaaaacattcaccattactctgctttctgttccttagccaattttaatCCCTTAGgttttaattttgccaacaagtctattatgtggtactttatcaaatgccttttgaaagtccatgtacaccacatcaaccgcactaccctcatcaaccctctccattacttcatcaaagaactcaatcaagttagtcaaacccaattttccttcaacaaatccgtgctgacattcatttattagcccatatttttccaagtgccaattaattttgtaccAGATAATGTCTCAAAGtttcgttaggctgactggcctgtaattgccgggtttttccccctccccttttttggacatgggtgtgacatttgcaatcctccagtcctctggcaccactcccatatctaaaaagggaagattgtggccagagtctctgcaatttccacccttacttccctcagtaacctaggaagcATCCTATCTAGactggatgacttttctactttagtactgccaatttttttaagtacctcctttttatcctatccaatatcgctactacctcctcctttactgccagAATGGCAGcaacctctttagtgaagatggatgcaaagtattcatttggtgcctcagcctccacaagaagatcttctttgtccctaatcagtcccacccttcctatgactacccttttactatttgtttATAAAAGATATTAGCGGCTAgtccattctcatactccctctgcccctcttaatctttttttagatctcttctgtactttctgtatttagcttggatctctattgtattatgaaccttgcatttgtcataagcctttttctgtttcattttaatctctatatctttagtcatccaggaagctctaactttggatgcccttcctttctctcttgtaggaatgtgtctattctttacccgaaccatctcctccttgaaggtctcccattgttcaatttttgattccaatccacctgggcaagatccctttttaactcactgaaatttgccctcctcttgttaaatattttcacatttgattgttccttgtccttttccataactattctaaacctaatgatattatgatcactgttccccaaattctccccactgaaacatgctccacctgccccacttcattcatgCCCCACTCTacaactagatccagcagtgcttccttcctcgttgggctggaaacactattccagaaagttctcttgaacgtatttcaggaattcctcccccctttgccctttacactgttactatcccagtctgtattggaataattgaagtcccccattatcactactctatagttctcgcatctttctgtaattcacctgcaaatttgctcctctatctccttcccattatttggtggcctatagtttacacccagtagcgtaacagctcctctattgttccttaattctaaccaaatagattctgttctttgattcctcaattacatcatccctttccagtgctctaatagtttctttgatcaatactgccacgaccaccacccccccttctttccttccttatctttcctgaataccttgtagccaggaatattaagtacacaatcctccccttctttgagccaggtctctgttattgccactatatcatagtcccatgtggcgacttgagcctgcagctcaccgaccttatttATCACACTAcgagcatttacacacatgcactccaaactcatcttagactgcctcgcattcgccccctgtctgatccctcctatttctgaactattctttactcaagtgctttttgtccctcccagtcctctgtgcaccttgtttctcctctctaatgtttcatcctggtgaccatccccctgccaaattagtttaaaccctcccccacagcactagttagccTCCCTGCGAggtcattggtcccagctctgttgaggtgcatcctgtccatcttgaacagatccctcctgccccagaactggtcccaatgtcccaggaatccgaagctctccctcctgcaccattgctccagccacacaaTAACCCTGTCTTATCCCACtcttcctatactcactaacacgtggcacggggagtaatccagaaattactacctatgagatcctgctttttaacttcctcctagttcctgaaactctgactgcaggaccttgacccttttccttcctatgtcactggttcccacatggaccatgacttctggctgttccccttcaccCTGCAAAATGTTcttcaccctctcagtgatgtcctttacgttggcaccagggaagcaacacaTCATGAGGGACTCAGGTCGGTGGGTggagaaacacctgtctgtcctccaactatcgaatcccctattacAACTGCTTTTCTTTTGCCCCCCCCCTGccatggtgctgtggatttgctcctgactgcactccccataggaacaggagtagaccattcagcacctcaattagatcatagctgaccagtccctcaactccattgacctgcctttgctccatatcccttgatactcttacccaacaaaaatctatccatctcagtcttgaaatctccGATTAACCCACAGCATTTTGGGAgaagagaattctagatttctactaccctttgtgtgaagaaatgcttcctgatttcactcctgaatggcctcactctaattttaagattgtgtcccctcgttcttgattctcccaccagaggaaatagtttctccatatctacccaatcgaatccttttaaacacctcgatcagatcatcccccAATCGTCTTTACAAAACAATTAGGTCAAACTTGTTCCTATTTTATTTAACAAAAAGTGTTGTTTAGATTTGAATTTATGTGTAATATTGGGATTACAGCGTCTCCAGCAGTGTTCTGAAAACTACTTTAATTACAGGTGTTTTTGATGGCCCTGTTGCAAAATTGCCATCTGAAGAAAATTAATTTAATGAGTAATAGCTGGTTCATCCCACCCACCAACAGTAAATCTAAAGCCAGTGATAAACAATAGGGCTACAAAATGCGCAACATTAAAACTAAACTCGGTAAACCAGCCTTCTCTCCTtagtgtggagggggaggaggttccTTTTGCATTTTTatgttgtacctgacctgggagaccAGGTTCCATTCCTCAAAACGGTGGCATCTCGCAGTTTGGAGACTCTTTATAAACACTGACAGTGTTTTTAAAATTCCTATTTCTATCTGCTTCGATCCCTCTCGCCCCCGGGATAACTGCAGAGTTCTACTAATCTACAATGTACTTCCCATTTGCATCTTTACTACTGATGAAACTGATGAAGGGCAGGAATAGATTTCACTGGCGAGTGATGAGAGTTTGTTATATTTATTAATGCTTCGTGACTCCACTTTGTTTTATGGGAAGAAATATTCATAAAATATTGCAATTTTTGTTAATTGTGCTCATTTTTatttgggagagggggaggagcctgAACGGTCCAATTTGAACTGTTACTGTTTGATTTATTCTTGGAAACATTTCCTCCTGGCTGGTTGCAGAAATGCGCTCCGATTGATGTCCCTCATTTAAAAGCCTGTCACATTGCCCCGTGAAGCAGAGTCTGAGGCACTAAGTTCATTAATACTGCCATCAGCTGCTGTATGCGTTTTTTTAAATGAAACCCATTTTGTGCTAGAAAATGGTAACTGCAGAGCTAATCCATTCCGTAAAGCTACTCTTGCATTGTAGCCAAGCATTCCCCCATCAAAGTCTGCAGCCttgaaggaatttttaaaaacattctccAAGGATATTGTAGAGTCCAGATGAGGATAGGACCtgtcttggctgtgatgcctaccACAGTGCAATAGCCTGCCACATCACCATAACCACTTGGATGAGGTGCAGCTCCTCTGGAACCTTAAGGGAGCAGAAACTAACGGAGAATTTCCGCAGGGTTCCCATGGACTCCCGCTGCGATCAGTGGAAGCCCAGGAGAAACCGTTGTTTTTGGCCAATTCGCCAAGAGTTCTGCCGATATCCCACCGGAGAACCCTGGTGGAGAGTCCAGGAGAGGGCAGGGAGCAGCCGGCCAAAAAATAAAAATCTATAAATTATTTCCAACAAAACAATCAAGAAATTGTTGGTTGCTCTTTCCGATTACGCCATGTCGAGTGACGGCCTGAACATTGATTCCTCTTTTACTGGGCTGCACGGCCGTATCGTTTGAGCAAAGCTCACTCCAAGAATATCGCACTGCCCCCCTGCGCCGATCACTCGATCCACAGGACAGGTTGAGCTGGGCTCGAGGGGGGTGGGATATTTGGTGCGAGCAGCTGTTAAAGGGCTGATGCTGCCTCTCCTAAAACTGGCCTGGGGCACTGCTGAGAAAGAAAGT comes from the Heptranchias perlo isolate sHepPer1 chromosome 21, sHepPer1.hap1, whole genome shotgun sequence genome and includes:
- the nrbf2b gene encoding nuclear receptor-binding factor 2b isoform X2; this encodes MLAAGKYAEAIDCHGKAADHLGEAMKLTQSEQALLSLELQRDSHIKHQLLIQERWKRAKREEKLRAHIHTTAADREADPQLSMKPSSDESDAQKTLSTSTEMSSLNQEKYLRQIRNSCDREPDTLLFLLEKRQVPSKSCTVSKAPKDDKTRIEEQEMKISELKRLVDLLIAENERLKKENKQLKAENARLRKSPLEKELDVDSDFVKSELWCMNQRPDNASNAGKAKDIPIPNLPPLEMPAQDISLDDLPLLELPEEVVCNLKGLLDNQKETSKDKL
- the nrbf2b gene encoding nuclear receptor-binding factor 2b isoform X1 — encoded protein: MDVMESPLNLAHQQSRKAERMLAAGKYAEAIDCHGKAADHLGEAMKLTQSEQALLSLELQRDSHIKHQLLIQERWKRAKREEKLRAHIHTTAADREADPQLSMKPSSDESDAQKTLSTSTEMSSLNQEKYLRQIRNSCDREPDTLLFLLEKRQVPSKSCTVSKAPKDDKTRIEEQEMKISELKRLVDLLIAENERLKKENKQLKAENARLRKSPLEKELDVDSDFVKSELWCMNQRPDNASNAGKAKDIPIPNLPPLEMPAQDISLDDLPLLELPEEVVCNLKGLLDNQKETSKDKL